Proteins encoded by one window of Streptococcus suis S735:
- the gatA gene encoding Asp-tRNA(Asn)/Glu-tRNA(Gln) amidotransferase subunit GatA yields the protein MTFNNKTIDELHDLLVKKEISAVELTKATLEDIKSREGAVDAFLTITEDAALAQAAALDEKGIDADNVMAGIPLAVKDNISTKGILTTAASKMLYNYEPIFDATSVAQAYAKDMIIVGKTNMDEFAMGGSNENSAFKPTKNAWDQTKVPGGSSGGSAAAVASGQVRLSLGSDTGGSIRQPAAFNGIVGMKPTYGTVSRFGLIAFGSSLDQIGPFSQTVKENAQLLNVISGHDVKDATSTINEIADFTSKIGQDIKGMKIALPKEYMGEGIDPQVKETILKAAKHLESLGAIIEEVSLPHSKYGVAVYYIIASSEASSNLQRFDGIRYGFRAEDATNLDEIYVKTRSQGFGEEVKRRIMLGTFSLSSGYYDAYFKKAGQVRTLIIQDFEKVFADYDLILGPTAPTVAFGLDTLNHDPVAMYLADLLTIPVNLAGLPGLSIPAGFVEGLPVGLQLIGPKYSEETIYQVAAAFEATTDYHKQQPVIFGGAN from the coding sequence AAAACCATTGATGAATTGCATGACCTCCTTGTCAAAAAGGAGATTTCTGCGGTTGAGTTGACCAAGGCAACTTTGGAAGACATCAAAAGCCGTGAGGGAGCAGTGGATGCTTTCTTGACTATCACAGAAGATGCGGCCTTGGCGCAGGCTGCTGCCCTTGATGAAAAAGGGATTGATGCGGACAATGTTATGGCAGGGATTCCTTTGGCAGTCAAGGACAATATCTCTACTAAGGGGATTTTGACCACGGCAGCTTCAAAAATGCTTTATAACTACGAGCCGATTTTCGATGCGACATCAGTTGCTCAGGCCTACGCAAAGGATATGATTATTGTCGGTAAGACAAACATGGATGAGTTTGCCATGGGTGGTTCTAATGAGAACTCTGCCTTCAAACCGACTAAAAATGCTTGGGACCAGACAAAAGTTCCTGGTGGTTCTTCAGGTGGCTCAGCTGCTGCTGTTGCATCTGGTCAGGTCCGTTTGTCACTCGGTTCTGACACAGGTGGTTCCATTCGTCAACCAGCAGCCTTTAATGGTATCGTCGGTATGAAACCGACCTACGGAACGGTGTCACGTTTTGGTCTGATTGCCTTTGGTTCATCTCTTGACCAGATTGGTCCATTCTCACAGACAGTTAAGGAAAATGCCCAGTTGCTCAATGTCATCTCTGGTCATGATGTCAAGGATGCAACATCAACGATCAATGAAATTGCAGACTTCACTAGCAAGATTGGTCAGGACATCAAGGGCATGAAAATCGCTCTTCCAAAAGAATACATGGGCGAAGGGATTGATCCGCAGGTCAAGGAAACTATTCTCAAGGCGGCTAAGCACTTGGAAAGCTTGGGAGCAATCATTGAAGAAGTTAGTCTGCCACATTCTAAGTATGGGGTTGCTGTTTACTATATTATCGCATCATCAGAGGCGTCTTCTAACTTGCAGCGTTTTGACGGTATCCGCTATGGTTTCCGTGCAGAAGATGCGACCAACTTGGATGAGATTTATGTGAAAACCCGTAGCCAAGGTTTTGGTGAGGAAGTCAAACGTCGTATTATGTTAGGTACATTTAGCTTGTCATCTGGTTACTACGATGCCTACTTCAAGAAGGCTGGTCAGGTGCGGACCTTGATTATCCAAGATTTTGAAAAGGTCTTTGCGGACTATGACTTGATTTTGGGGCCAACTGCTCCGACGGTTGCCTTTGGTTTGGACACGCTCAACCATGACCCTGTGGCCATGTACTTGGCGGACTTGTTAACAATTCCTGTAAACTTGGCAGGTCTTCCTGGTCTTTCTATTCCTGCTGGTTTTGTAGAAGGCTTGCCAGTTGGTTTGCAGTTGATTGGTCCAAAATACTCAGAAGAGACCATTTACCAAGTAGCTGCTGCCTTTGAAGCGACGACAGACTACCACAAGCAACAACCAGTGATTTTTGGAGGTGCTAACTAA